In the genome of Rhodamnia argentea isolate NSW1041297 chromosome 3, ASM2092103v1, whole genome shotgun sequence, one region contains:
- the LOC125314068 gene encoding disease resistance protein RUN1-like produces the protein MVLPVFYKVKPADVGHQIGNFGKAFHEREKRLLERPPFDPTILEKWKKALGEVSTLKGYEADGYEADLVESIVRKVLSELKKKFELHISENLVGIDRHVKEVMEVVDTKKSHATLFLGIHGMGGIGKTTLAKAIYNKISNQYEHRSYIADIRESWKRNGGHYLENQLIYDISKRKNEVRNEDEGVEYISSKFKGKKVLLLLDDVDDVVQLTHLAGKSVAGNPVAGDRDWFSSESMIIITTRNERILQKFGVDHIYDHKELDYEQSMILFCKHAFRKESPPREFEGLTHEVVSITGGLPLSLEVLGSLFCGKERSKWRDTIKKLEKVLHLDVQKRLKISYEALDYGQKQIFLDIACFFIGTDMRITSYMWDACHFFPGENIEVLRFMSLIKIGDKHELGMHDRLRDLGRTIVLEENQQQPWHRSRLWDSEDVKEVLKKNKKLKFLNPMHCQYLENTDFLSAFKSLEVLILTACRRPQQIDSSIGGMKALLHLDLSYCKSLTKLPEEIGELKAPKQLFLAETPELSALPESIGSLQNLEILDIEYSGIEELPMVLGG, from the exons ATGGTGTTGCCTGTATTCTACAAAGTGAAACCAGCTGACGTGGGACATCAAATcgggaattttggaaaagcaTTTCATGAGCGTGAGAAGCGTTTGCTTGAGAGGCCTCCTTTCGACCCAACGATCTTGGAGAAATGGAAGAAAGCACTCGGTGAAGTCAGTACCTTGAAAGGATACGAAGCcgatgg GTATGAAGCGGACTTGGTGGAATCGATTGTCCGAAAAGTGTTGAGCGAActgaagaaaaagtttgagttgcATATTTCTGAGAATTTGGTTGGAATTGATCGTCATGTGAAGGAGGTCATGGAAGTTGTGGATACTAAAAAATCTCATGCCACCCTATTTCTTGGCATCCatggaatgggaggcattggtaagactactcttgctaaagCCATCTACAACAAGATTTCCAATCAATACGAGCACCGTAGCTACATTGCTGATATAAGGGAATCATGGAAGCGTAATGGCGGACATTATTTAGAGAATCAATTAATCTATGATATATCGAAGCGCAAAAATGAAGTCCGTAATGAGGATGAAGGGGTTGAGTACATCTCCTCCAAGTTTAAAGGTAAAAAGGTCCTCCTTCTTCTTGACGACGTGGATGATGTCGTTCAATTGACGCATTTGGCCGGTAAATCCGTGGCCGGTAATCCCGTGGCCGGTGATCgtgattggttttcttcggAAAGTATGATCATTATTACCACCCGAAACGAGCGTATTCTTCAAAAGTTTGGGGTGGACCATATCTATGACCACAAGGAATTGGATTACGAACAATCTatgattttgttttgtaaaCATGCATTTAGAAAGGAGTCTCCTCCAAGGGAATTTGAGGGCCTCACTCATGAAGTAGTATCCATCACAGGAGGGCTTCCTTTGTCCCTTGAGGTTTTAGGTTCATTATTCTGTGGAAAAGAGCGAAGCAAATGGAGAGATACGATAAAGAAGTTAGAGAAAGTCCTTCATTTGGACGTGCAAAAAAGGCTAAAGATAAGTTACGAAGCATTAGACTATGGACAAAAACAGATATTTTTGGATATCGCTTGCTTTTTCATTGGTACCGACATGAGAATCACATCTTACATGTGGGATGCCTGTCACTTTTTTCCGGGGGAGAATATTGAAGTATTGAGATTTatgtcattaataaaaattggagataAACATGAGCTCGGAATGCATGATCGGTTGAGAGATCTTGGTAGGACAATCGTTCTTGAGGAAAACCAACAACAACCTTGGCACCGTAGTAGGTTATGGGACTCAGAGGATGTCAAGgaagtgctaaaaaaaaataag AAGCTCAAATTTCTCAACCCGATGCATTGTCAATACTTGGAAAATACGGACTTCCTCTCGGCTTTTAAGAGTTTGGAGGTTTTGATACTCACCGCTTGTCGGAGACCGCAGCAAATCGACTCTTCAATTGGAGGCATGAAGGCCCTCCTTCACTTGGACTTGAGCTACTGTAAGAGTCTCACGAAGCTTCCGGAAGAAATAGGTGAATTAAAGGCGCCGAAGCAACTCTTTCTAGCAGAAACTCCAGAACTTTCTGCATTACCGGAAAGCATAGGATCTttgcagaatctagaaattctagatattgAATACAGtggtatagaagaattaccGATGGTATTGGGAGGCTGA